The genome window ATTGAAGAAATTATAGAGTTAGCAAAAAAGGTGGGTGCTTTAGTTGTTCTAGATTGTGCTCAAAGTATGAGCACTCATTCAGAAGATTTATTTGCACTTGGTGCTGATGCTATCGTATTTAGTCCGCATAAAATATATGGCCCTTCAGGTATTGGTGTTCTTGCAATGAGTGAAAAACTTTTAGCAGAATTGCCTCCTTTATTGTTTGGCGGAGGAATGATTTCATCAGTTACCTTGGAGGAAAGTTTGTGGACGACAGGTCCTGCGAAATTTGAAGCTGGAACCCCAGCTATTACTGAAGCCATAGGTTTAAAATCCGCTATTCTGTGGTTAGAAGAATGTGGAAGAAAAAGAATTCAAGAGCATGCGCAAAATTTAGCACACCAGTTTGCAGAAGGTCTCCAAAAAATCCCGAATATTGAAATATTTAGCCCTTTAACTGGCAAAGAGACAATTATCCCATTTCGGCATAAAAAAGTGCATGCGCATGATCTTGCTACCATTTTAGATTATAGCAATGTTGCAATGCGGGCTGGGCATCACTGTGCTTGGCCTCTTATTCGTAGCTTGGGTGTCGATGCTCTCGTCAGAAGTAGCTTTGCTGTCTATTCGGATAGCGATGATGTAGAAATAGCCCTTGAAGCTATAAAAAATTCTTATAAATAGTGATAGATTTATTGTAAATATTTATATTATGTTGATCTAGCGTCGCAATTGTCGATCTTATGTATTTGAAGTGGTATCCCTTAATATAGGTTGTATTTTGACCTAAAGTGATAAGAATTTTGGAGTTTTGGAAGTATGTCGGAAAACCTGCAATCATCACAGACGATAGAGCTAAATTCATTGTATCAGGAAGTAATCGTTGATCATTCAAAACGTCCTCGTTTTAAGTCAAAACAATTTCCTTGCCAATTTTGTCAAGAAGGGAAAAACCCTTTGTGTGGTGACATGATAACCGTGTTTTGTAACATTCAGACTAAAGAAAACTCTTTTCCACTTCTCTCTATTGGATTTGACGGTTCTGGATGCTCCATAAGTCAAGCTAGCGCAAGCATTATGTGTGAAAAACTCCAAAATGTTACTTTATCTCAGGCACAACAAGCAATTCAATTAGCCGAACAAATATATACTGGAAAAGTAACAGTTAATTCAAACGATCTGGATGAAGATATTGAAGCGTTAAATGGCGTAAGTAAATTCCCTGTAAGAATAAAATGTGCCGCGTTACCTTGGAAAACTTTGGATCTTCTTCTAAATGATAGCTTTGATGAAAAAGGCATGCCAAAAAGTGGCTGTGATAAAAACGAAAATTGTGCAAAATCTAATAATAATAAACGCAAATTAAAAATTGTAACAACAGAAGCTTAGAATTTGTTATTTTAGGAGATCGTTCCAAATGTTATCCATCAAAAACTTAAAGGCATCAGTAGGTGAAAAAGAAATTCTTAAAGGAATAAACCTTGATGTTCCAAAAGGCGAAGTACATGTCATTATGGGGCCCAACGGAGTAGGTAAATCCACTTTAGCACATGTGCTAATGGGCTCAAAAGCTTATCAATTATCTAATGGTCATATCTATTTAGATTCTGAAGACATTAGTCAATTAGATACTGCTGAAAGAGCAAAAAAAGGAGTGTTTCTAGCATTTCAATATCCCGTTGCTGTTCCAGGACTTCGCTTGTCTGAATATCTCAGAAATTTATATAATATTCGCCATGAGAAACAATTAAGCGTTTCTGAGTTTAGAAAAGTTTTGAAAGATAAACTCCAGCTTTTAGAAATCGACAGAGTAACTTTACAAAGATATTTAAACGATGGGTTTTCTGGCGGTGAAATGAAGCGTTTTGAAATGCTTCAACTACTATTGCTAGAACCAAAATTAGCTATTCTTGATGAAATTGATTCTGGTGTGGATGTCGATGCGCAAAAAATTGTAGCTAATTGTATAAATCATGTCGCTAAAGAAACAAAAACTAGTTTTCTTATTGTTACGCACTATCAGCGCCTTCTAAGTTTTATAAAACCTGATAAAGTACATGTTGTTTTAGACGGGATAATTCATCGTTCTGGTGACATGTCTTTGGTAGATGAGTTAGAACGTAACGGATATGATCATATTCGTCAAAATCATCCTACAGTAACTTTATAAGTTTAAAGTTTGCGAGGAATAGTTATGCAGAAGAAAAAAACAAACGAACAAGATCCAAATCTAGAAGCAAAATCTCAATTAAATATTCTTGATGATTATAAATACGGATTTCATGTTAAAGAAAATTATGTGTTTAAAGGAGCAAAATCTGATAAAGGTTTAACAAAAGAAATTGTTACTGAAATTTCTAAGTTCAAAAATGAACCTGAATGGATGCTTGAATTTCGCTTAAATGCTTTAAATATATTCCATGAAAAGCCTATGCCTACTTGGGGTGATACAAAAGCTTTAAATGAAATTGATTTTACAAATATTCACTATTTTGTCCGTCCTACTGAAAGAGTTGGAACGAGTTGGGATGAAGTTCCAACAGAAATTAAAGATACTTTTGATCGCTTAGGTATTCCAGAAGCAGAAAGAAAATTTTTAGCAGGAGTTTCTGCCCAGTTTGAATCTGAAGTGGTTTATCATAGTATGCAAAAACAACTTGAAGAAAAAGGCGTACTCTTTTTTGATATGGATACTGGTCTCAGACTTTATCCAGATATTGTGAAAAAATATTTTGGATCAGTTATTCCTTCCCATGATAACAAATTTGCGGCCTTAAATTCTGCAGTTTGGAGTGGTGGAAGTTTTATATATGTTCCTAAAGGCGTTCATGTCGATATCCCTTTGCAAGCTTATTTTAGAATTAATACTGAAAATATGGGACAATTTGAAAGAACTTTAATTATTGCAGATGAAGGTTCTTCCGTTCATTATATCGAAGGTTGTACTGCGCCTGTTTACCGTTCTGACTCCTTACATTCAGCTGTTGTCGAATTGATAGCAATGAAAGGTGCAAAAATTCGCTATACGACAATTCAAAACTGGTCAAAAAATATATTTAATTTAGTTACCAAAAGAGCATACGCTTATGAAGATGCCTTGGTAGAATGGGTTGATGGAAATATTGGCTCTAAATTAACAATGAAATATCCTGCTGTTTATTTAATGGGGCCTAGAGCTAGAGGTGAAATTTTATCTGTTGCGTTTGGTGGGAAAGGTATGCACCAAGATGCTGGCGCAAAAATTATCCATGCAGCACCTAATACTACAAGTGTAATTACATCAAAATCTATTTCAAAAGATGGCGGTTGTACCACTTACCGTGGGCTTGTAAAAATTCCTAAAGGTATTGTTGGTTGTAAAAGTAAAGTGCAATGCGACGCTTTGTTAATGGATGAGAAATCGTCATCCATAACTTATCCAACTATGGAAATTGAAGAGCAAATTGGTACAGAAGTGGGACATGAAGCGAGTGTAAGTCGTGTCAGTGATGACCAAATTTATTACTTAACAAGCCGTGGTTTTTCGGAACGCCAAGCAACTTTGATGGTTGTAAATGGATTTATTGAAGCCTTTGTTAAGGAATTACCAATGGAATATGCGGTTGAGTTAAATCGATTGATTGAAATTGAATTTGAAGGAGTAGGTTAAATATTATGACATTGGATTATTTTGATGGAAAAAAATTATCTTTGTGTCCAACTTACCCTGAAGAAAGTTGGCGAAAAACAAATCCTGAAATTTTCTTTTTACCAGAAAATGAAGTAATTAATTTCGAAGGAAATAATACCTTAGAAAACTTACAGAATCATTTTCTTCCTTGGAAGGTTGCATTTCGTAGTGAGAATCTATTATCTGATAAAATTAATGATTTAACTGAATTTCTCGGAAGTAGTAGTATAGAAATAATTAAAAATGAATTGGCTAGAATTATATTTGTTGAAGTATTTCATGGCCGTGTAGATATTTCTGCTTCAAATTCATTAAAATCAAGTGTTGAATATTCTTCAAAACCTTCAGAAATTGAATCAATTGCTCCCAATAGTGATATTGGTTTTGCTTTAGCTAGTCGTCTGAAAGCATCTTCTCCGCATGAATTTTGTATCTCTATTAATAATAGTAATAATAATGAAGTTCCTTTAATAATTGTGAAAAATAATACTTCACCTGATTTTTCTCAATCTTATTCTGCTATGAAAATTGAAATAGAAAAAGGGAGTAGAGCCGATTTATTATTAATAGATGGTCGTGCACCGTTTAATTATCATAGACATTCTATTGTAATTCATGAGAAAAGTGTATTAAATCAATTTTGGCTTCAATACTCTAGCAACGAAATGAATAAATCTGTTTCATTATATGAACGTTCAGTTAAGTTATCAGCTAATGCTACATTTAATGATGCACAGTTATTTTTACCTGAAGGAAACTCTAGAGTAACATCTAATGTAATATTTCAAGGTGAAAAAGGTCAAGCAAATTCTGGTGGAGCTGTTGTTTCGCTCAAAGGAAAATTTGATTATGAACCAATCCAACATCATAAAAAACCACAATGTCAGTCTGCTTTAAATCTTAAAATGATTTTAGCGTCTAGAGCTAGAAGTGTATTTCAAGGTTTAGTGAAGATAGATAAAAATGCTGGTAAAACAAAAGCTTTTCAATTAAATAAAAACCTTTTACTTAGTAAACAAGCTAGAGTTGATGCATCGCCAAGATTAGAAATTTTACCGAATGATGTGGTTTGTAAGCATGGAAGTGCTACTGGTGAAGTTGATCAAAAACAACTATATTATATGGCTACTAGAGGTTTTTCTCCTACTGAAGCAAAAAAACTTATCATCCATAGTTTTGCTAGAGAAACTCTAAATAATTTATCTGAAGCTTCTGTATTGTTACCCATTGCAGAAGCAACATTAGAACATGTGCTTGTAAATACCCTTGATAAGGTTTAAACGGCATGTCTTATTTTAGAGTTTGTTTACTAAGTGATTTGTCTGATTCAAAACCAAAAAAATTTGAAATTGATGGAATTGAGTTATTATTTGTAAAGTCTATTTTTCAATTAGATAAAGTTTGGGCTTTTGATAGTAATTGCAATCATGCTGATAAGCCTTTAGAAAATGGTAGATGGAATGCAGAGAAAGCCGAAATCACATGCCCATTTCATAAAGCTGTTTTTTCAATTAAAGATGGAGGGGAGGTTAAGTCTCCTCCTGCCTGTGTTCCTTTGTCTGTTTACGAAACAGAAATAAGAGAAGAAAATTCTTCTCAGGTTGTTTTTGTAAAATTAGATTAATTGTAAATTAAAGGGGATTATCATGCCTAGCTTTGACATTGTTTCAGAAGTTAGTATTCAAGAAGTAGATAATGCAGTAAATCAGGCGCAAAAAGAGTTGGCTTCGCGCTACGATTTTAAAGGCAAAAAATATGAATTGATTTTAGATAAGCAAAAAGCAGAAATGAAATTAACTGCAGATTCAGAATCACACGTAGTTGCAATGGCCGATATAGTGAATTCAAAGTTACTTAAACGTGGAATTGATTTAGTTTCTTTAGATGTCGAAAAGATAAAACCGGTTGGTGGAATGCAACTATCGCAAAGTATAAAAATAAAACAGGGTATTGAGACAGATGTTGCTAAAAAAATAACAAAAGCCATAAAAGATGCAAAATTAAAAGTAGATACTCAAATTCAAGATAAACAAATTCGAGTTTCGGGAAAAAAAATTGATGATTTGCAATTAGTAATTGCAATGTTAAAAGAAAAGCAACAAGAATTTAAAATACCAATGCAGTTTGTAAATATGAAAAATTAATCTTTTTTGGAAATATTATATCTCCCATTTTGTTATGATAGAGCAAAAAAAAGTATTAATTTATTTTAAATATTCTCTATATTAAAAAAATATTATCATATTTAATTTTTTTCTTTTTTTGCTAAAATTAGAATATTGAAAGAGTTGATCCTAAAGAAAAAATAATTGTACATTCATTTTGTTTAATAAAAAAATTCCTTTAAGATATTTTAAAATAATAAAATAAAGGGGGTTTTTGTTGAAAAATATTTTTAAATGTATAGTTCTTTCAATTTTTTTTATGTTTTATAATTCTGCATTTGCATCTAGAGGATTAATTTTGAGTGCAGACAATTCCATTAACTACTATGAAAATGGAGAATTAATTCGTAAAGTTATTCAATTGCCAAGCAGTAACTACTCAATTTCATATACAGGAGATAATTTTTTTTATGCAAAATATTTTAAAGAGGATAAAAAATATTCTTTACACATTTGTAATTTACTAACTGCTAAATGTAATCCTATCGAAACACCAAAAGAAACAGCTGAAATAGTAGATATTTCATTTTCAGATAATGGATATGGATTAATTGCTAGAACAGATAATAAAATTGACATTTATTTTGAAGGAAGCTATTCATACTCTATTCCGATTGAGGGAAGAGAAATTAAAGGTGTCTCTTTTGTTGGAGATTATTTTTATGTATTACAGGTGAAGGAAAATAGATATAATTGGATTTCATCTAGTATAAAAAAGTGTAGTTTATTAAATTTAATTTGTAGTGATTATATCCAGATTAATCAACAAATAACATCTATTTTTAGCAATGAACAAAATGACATTTTTGCGCTGAGTAAGGACGGTTACATATTTTACTTTTTTAATGGGCAATATCAGTGGCAAAAAAAATTTATAAATTACTATGCAGATAATTTATCTTTTACCGATCAAGGATTTGTTATTCGCCAGCAGTATACTGAAAAAATAAACAATATTTTACAGCCTAGTCGTTACACGGCAAGCTTTTTTCTTTGTTCAATAGAAGAAAATTATTGTGAAAAAATTCAAACAACAAATACTATACCTGTAAAAGGATCTTTTAAGTAATAGAAAAATCTACTAAAAAGCCTTCATGTCTTCTGACATTAAAAACATGGTTTTTAAACATTAAATATTGACCTTTAATTCCCATAATTTCTTCTTCAAAAGTATTATTCTTTTCTAAATTTATCGATTGAAATTTATTAATTTGTTCAGGGAATGGATATTCTATATTTAATATCGTAGGATTTTCAAATAAAGTTATTTCATTTTTTAACTTTAAATGTGTTGGTAATTTAGCTTTGTATTCATCTAATTCTAATAGAGAATTACTTTTTATCCATTGTGATATTTTGGTATAAGTTTCATAAAAAAGAGAAATGGACGGTTTTTCATTTCCGCTTTTGAGCATATTGATCCAATGACTTTTATCATGAATGATTTCTTTTAATTTATGTTCTAATATTCCAGCTTGATTTCTAGATGAAACTTTTGCAAGTAATACAGCGCTTGTTGCTCCTTGATCTATCCAGCGAGTTGGAATTTGAGATTCTCTTGTAATTCCAACTTTAAATTTATCTGTATAAGAGAGGTAGACATAATGTGGTTGATAACAGTATTCATCACCCCAAGTCGGTTCCCGGCAGGTGCCGTTCATGTAGTGACATAAATGTGGACTCATAATGCATTTATCAGCGCATGCTTTATATTTAAAACAAGGAAAGCAAAAGCCATCAAATAGTTTTTTTACAACTTTTGTACATGAATTACAGTTGTAATTTCCTAAATGAAATAATTTTATTTTTCTTTGTTTACCTATTGGAATTATTTTTTCTTTATCAAGAAAATATGTGATATTAATATCAATTGTTTCTTTAGAATTTAATTGTTTGTTTTCAAGTTTTTCTAATGAGAAAGTTGTTGTTCTTGGAATAATTTCGTAATTCATTTTTACTAAAGGATAATTTCTTTTTTGGAGGATATAATTCAAGATTGACACCCTTTTCGTCAAAGTCTAAACATGATGTAACAATGTGTTGATTTCAACACCCGAGCAATTTTTGTAACATATAATATATAGAGCAGTCATGCCGATAACATTAAAGTGTCTGTCATGAAATGGAGCCAAGAAGGTGAAATTTAATAATATCAATATCTTAGATAAAAATGAACCCTCTAAAAAAAAGAAAGTATTTCTTACTGCTTGTAAAACGCTAACAACATTCTGTTTTTTGCCATTGCTAGTGAGTTGTCAAAGCTCTTTAAAGCAATCTGATTTGTATTTATCATCCGAAAATTCTGAAATATATAGTAAAAACAGTAGCATAGATAAAAAGTTAGCAAATAACGAAAAGCAAGAATCAAATCAAAGTACTTCCAGATTTGATGCGAAAAAAGAAAGTAAAAAGCAAGGAATAGTTAAGTCACAAAAGCCACAACAAGCCTATGCTCCGCCAAAAAAGACAAAGCCAGAAGAAGACTTAGAGTTATCCTCTGATAATAATATCATTCCAAGTCCTGACGAAACTGAAGATCTCAATGATAACCTTTCTTTGACAACATCTGATGAGGCTATTTCACTTGAAAAACTTGAAACTTCTGAACTAGCCGGCTTTTCTCAAAATTACTCAACAGGAGAAGGAGCGGAAAACACTCTTATATGTGATGACAACATTTATTATGACTCTTGGAAAGAGCAATTTGACAGTCAATGGTTGGCTAATCACGGACATGAACATAGTTCTGTAGCTCAAAGAAACAAAGCTTTAGCCCTCGCAAGAACAAATGAATATATAAAAATAGTTTATCCTTCGATTGAAAAAACAGGATTTGATTTTCCTGTAGTCATTAATCAACAAGTTTTGCAATGGATTAATTACTTCACTAATCCCGGAAGAAATTATTTTGTTGTCTGGTTAAAGCGAGGAAGGGCATTAATGCCTAAAATGGAGAAAATTTTAGAAGAATATGGTCTTCCTAAAGATTTAAAATATTTATCAATGATTGAATCAGGTTATAACCCAAAAGCTCTAAGTTACGTTGGTGCTGTTGGACTATGGCAATTTATGCCTGCTACAGCTAGGGAAAATGGTTTAATTATTAACGATTACCTAGATGAACGCCGTGATTTAAATAAATCTACTAGAGCGGCAGCTAATTATTTATCTCGTCTTTATTCAACATTTGGATCTTGGCATTTATCTGCTGCAAGTTACAATGGAGGACCAGGTCTAGTCAGAAAAACTCTGAGAAATTATGGAACAGATTCCTCTTTTTTTGAATTAACTTCTATGGGAGTTGTAAATAAAGAAACAGCCGATTATGTACCAAAATTAATTGCAGCTATGATTATCGCAAAAAATCAAGAAAAATTTGGCTTTGATACAACTGATGCTCCGCTGCCAGCACCTACAAAAATTGTTGAAGTAAAACGTTCCATAGCGCTTTCCGATTTAGCTCAAAATTTAAAAATTGATAAAAGTGTATTAGAAGCAATGAACCCAGAGCTGAGATTGGGCATTACTCCTCCAGCGAGCGCTACTGCTGAAGGAAAATTCGATTTGGAAGTACCAGCGAGTCACTATGAAAATGCTCTTTTGGCAATTAATCAGTTACCTGAAGCTTCAAATAAATATATTATTGCTGCAAGAATTCATAGACGCGAATCATTGGTTTCTTTTGCTGCGCGTTACAAAGTATCACAAGCCGCCATTTTACATGCTAACAGTAAGTTAAAAGCTAATGCGCATTTGAGAAAGGGTCAAGTTATATATATTCCTATCTCTTTAGGGAACGGTATGTATGATAAGCTAACTGCACAAAAGTTTTTGGCGAAAAGAAATGCTTCGAAAAAATCACAAATACATCATATTTCTTCAAAAAATAGTAAAATAGTCGCACAAAACGAGCATATAAGTAAGTCTAAAAAAGCTAAATCTTCTTCCATGCAAAAAAGTAAAAAGAAAATTAAAAGCCTAGCTACTGCTCAACAAAAAAGTAGTAAAGGAAAAAAGGTTGCCACATCAGGCAATCGGAAAACTTCTCGCTAGACCTATTTGCCTTTCTAAAATATGTTGTGCTAATCAAATTGAGTCAGGAATCGGAGAGCTGGCAGAGTGGTTGAATGTACCTGATTCGAAATCAGGCGTACTCATTTCAGGGTACCGAGGGTTCGAATCCCTCGCTCTCCGCCATTATATTAAAAGTTTCAATCTTAGATAGTTTCTTTAAAATCTTTATCTGCTATTAATTTTTTTTATTTTCAAAACTTTAAATTATTTTTTAAAATTAAAGGAATATCATTGTTTAATTTATATTAAAGACACTTCAAAAAACTAACTCCCTTTTATTTTTTTTTAATAGTACAATTTTTAAAGAAGACTCTAAAAAATTTATGCTCTTGGAGGAGAAGTGAAGAGTTATGTGTTTTGCTTCTTAATGTTACTAAAAAGTAACTTAATTTTTGCGAATAACTATATGCTAAGAGTTCCTACTTTTGAAAGTAAACCAAAATTTTATAAAAAAAATGGGAAGGTTATTGGATTATGTATTGATGTTTTGTCAGAAATTGAAAAAGTTGAGCCAAAATTGAAATTTACGGGGATGGATGAACAAATTTCAATCGTCCAAATAGAGCAAATGGTAACAGATGGGGAGGCTGATATTTTTCTATGCAATGGTGAAACTGAACGTCGAAATGTAAAATTGAAGAAAGTAAATGTGCCAATATTTCAAGCTCAATCAGTGCTAGTAGCAAGAAGTGAAGACGCTGTTGAAATTAAAAATATCCAAGATTTACAAAAACTCTATCCTAATAATTTAGTTCTTTCATGGAAAGGTACGGAACAAAATGATTGGATACTAAAAAAATCAAAGGTCATGACTGATAGTGGAATATCAGGCACGAATAATATGGAACGGTTGTTTCAAATGCTGCTAACAAATAGAGGGCGATTTTTATTTGTCCAAAAATATACAGCTATAAATAGCATAAAAGAATTAAGTTTGGAAAAGAAAGTTAAAATACTTCATCCACCTCTTTCAGTTTCAAATAGATATATTTGGGTTTCAAGAAAAGTTCCTTTAGAAGCAGTTAACTTAATTGAAAAAGCATTAAATAAATTAAAAGCTAAAAAAATTTTACATGAGCTTGCAAAAAAATACGATATTGATTAATTTTTCTTATAAATTTCATTTGTATTTAAATTTATATGTGACAGTATGCAGAATACGATACATAAAATAGATCCAAGCATAAGAGCATAAAAACCAGCATGCCATCCATATTTGTCTACTAAAAAGCCAAATAAAGAAGTACCTAATGTCGCTCCTAAAATATAGCTCATAAATCCTCTTAATCCTACTGCAGATCCAACTGCAAATTTAGGAACAACTTCCATAGTTTGAACTGAGGCTAAAAATTGTGGAACATAAATAAGGCATCCAACAATCGAGGCAAATATAGTTACCGTATGAACGGATTCACTTTGCCAGTATCCAATAATACATACAAAAATTAATGACATACAAATAATTGCTAAAGGCATAGGTCTACCCTTAAATAATTTGTCTGAAATGTATCCTGCTAATAAAGTAGATGGAATTGCTGCCCATTCAAAAAATAAAAATGCAATACTCATTTCATTTTTAGTGAAATCTTTTTCTTTTAATAAATAAATAGGCAACCAGCTTAACATTCCAAAGCGTACCATATAGACAAACACATCGACGAATGCGACATACCAGGCATTTTTATTTTTAAGAACATATTTTATAAAAATTTGATAAGCGGACATATTTTCAGGAGGGTGTTCTTCATTTTTTTGGTTTGCAGTCATTTTTTCAGGGATAATATCTTTTAATTCAGGCAATCCTTCTTGAGAAGGAGAGCCTTTTCCAAGATAAATAACTAAAAAAGCGATTCCAATTGATATTCCTGCAGGAATAATAAAACTAGAAATTTGCCATTTATCTTGCCCAAGTACAGCGAGGGAACCGCCGATTATAGGAGAAACAACTCCTCCTCCAATATTATGTGATATGTTCCATATGGAGCCTACTCTTCCTCTTTCGGAGCTTGGAAACCAATTTGCAATAGTAATAAATGAGGGAGCTACTCCCATTCCTTGAAAAATACCATTTAAAATAACAAAACCTACAAAAACCCAGAATAAAGAGCTAAATCCTAGTCCTATATTTACAATTGAACAAAGAATTAAACCAAGAGCCATATACATTTTTGGATTAGCTTTATCAGCTAAACTACTCATTACTCCCTTGCTAATTCCATAAGAGATGAGCATGCAACTGCTTAAAAAACCAATTTGAGTATTTGTTAATTGCAATTCGTGCTGTAAATATGGAGTCGAAAGAGTAAAATTGTTACGTACTAAATAATATGATAAATACCCAATAAAAACACTTGAAAGAGCCATAATACGAAATCGGTTATAGGTCTCCTTTATTTTTTCATTGGGAATTTTTACTACAGAAGTTTTTGGTTTTAATATTGAAAACATTTGAACCACCAAAATAGAATTATTTTACATAATATTTTATATTATAAACTATAGTATAAAATATTCAATTTTATAATTCTTTTTATCTTATATTTTCAAGCTTATTTTAATTTATTTTATTATTTAAAATATTTCAATGAGTTTTATGGTTTTTTTATATGTTTTTATTAAGATAAATTTTTTTTTAATATATTATAAATAATTTTATATTTTTTATTCATTATTAGTGGTTGAGTTTTTATTTTGAATTGTTAAAATATGAGTAAATTTGTTATTCTTTCAATCTATACTTATGAGAATTATGAATATTTCATTTTTATAATTTATTTAATTTTGTAAAATAATATAAATTATGCTACTTTGTTTTTTAAAATCTTATTCAATTGATTAGATAGCTCATCAAGATGATGCGCTTTTTCTAATAATTTATGCGACTGTTCTTCTGTTTGATAGACAATTTCATTCATTTTTTGACTTGTCTGTTCCATTAATCTAAGTGCTTTTGTTGCTTCTTCGCTTCCTTTTGATTGTTCTGAATTTGCAGCACTTATTTCATGTGCCATTTCACTTGATCTAGTGGCTATTTCTACAACTTTTGCCAACATTTCTAAAGACTTTTGACTATTTCTTAAGCCTAATTCAACTGAAGTACTAACTTCTTCCATTGATGCAGAAAAATTCTCGCGAAAAGACGAAATGAGATCGCTTACTCTTTGATTAGAATTAGAAACAATACTTAATATTTCAACTGAGGAGCTTCCACTCATTTGTGCTAAATTCCCAACTTCTTCCGCAACTACAGCGAAGCCTTTTCCTGCTTCGCCTGCTCTCGCCGCTTCAACTGAGGCATTAAATGAAAGTAATTTCGTTTGAAACACAATGTCATCTATAACGCTTGTTTTATCAGAAATTTGATTCATAATTTGGATGACTTCTTGCATTTTTTCTAAATTTTGCAAAGTTGTTTTTTTCATGACTTCTTGAGATTGAGTAATAGAGTTCATTGTTTGATTCAAAACTTGCAAAGATTTTAGACTTTGTTCGACAATCTTTCTTGTCTCTGCTGATAATTGAGAAGATTCTGTTGCTGACTGAGATGTTTTTCCTATCATTTCATTCATCTGAGTCATCGCCGCAGCTGTTTCATGAATGGAAGAAGATTGTGTTTGTC of Pigmentibacter sp. JX0631 contains these proteins:
- a CDS encoding aminotransferase class V-fold PLP-dependent enzyme; protein product: MFAKVLGAQIRNEFPIFKNNEKKVNGQILPFVYLDSAVSSQKPTAVIQAMVRHMESDYGSVHRGAYGVSIRSSQQFEETRSIVASFLGSTVRAEQIVFTKSTTESLNILANGIAEVYLDEKSRIVTTAIEHHANLIPWQQAALRKDCELAYISLEGINSEKLKLNLIEAKKLITANTKVVSLAYVGNVLGQINPIEEIIELAKKVGALVVLDCAQSMSTHSEDLFALGADAIVFSPHKIYGPSGIGVLAMSEKLLAELPPLLFGGGMISSVTLEESLWTTGPAKFEAGTPAITEAIGLKSAILWLEECGRKRIQEHAQNLAHQFAEGLQKIPNIEIFSPLTGKETIIPFRHKKVHAHDLATILDYSNVAMRAGHHCAWPLIRSLGVDALVRSSFAVYSDSDDVEIALEAIKNSYK
- the sufU gene encoding Fe-S cluster assembly sulfur transfer protein SufU, whose translation is MSENLQSSQTIELNSLYQEVIVDHSKRPRFKSKQFPCQFCQEGKNPLCGDMITVFCNIQTKENSFPLLSIGFDGSGCSISQASASIMCEKLQNVTLSQAQQAIQLAEQIYTGKVTVNSNDLDEDIEALNGVSKFPVRIKCAALPWKTLDLLLNDSFDEKGMPKSGCDKNENCAKSNNNKRKLKIVTTEA
- the sufC gene encoding Fe-S cluster assembly ATPase SufC, translated to MLSIKNLKASVGEKEILKGINLDVPKGEVHVIMGPNGVGKSTLAHVLMGSKAYQLSNGHIYLDSEDISQLDTAERAKKGVFLAFQYPVAVPGLRLSEYLRNLYNIRHEKQLSVSEFRKVLKDKLQLLEIDRVTLQRYLNDGFSGGEMKRFEMLQLLLLEPKLAILDEIDSGVDVDAQKIVANCINHVAKETKTSFLIVTHYQRLLSFIKPDKVHVVLDGIIHRSGDMSLVDELERNGYDHIRQNHPTVTL
- the sufB gene encoding Fe-S cluster assembly protein SufB; translated protein: MQKKKTNEQDPNLEAKSQLNILDDYKYGFHVKENYVFKGAKSDKGLTKEIVTEISKFKNEPEWMLEFRLNALNIFHEKPMPTWGDTKALNEIDFTNIHYFVRPTERVGTSWDEVPTEIKDTFDRLGIPEAERKFLAGVSAQFESEVVYHSMQKQLEEKGVLFFDMDTGLRLYPDIVKKYFGSVIPSHDNKFAALNSAVWSGGSFIYVPKGVHVDIPLQAYFRINTENMGQFERTLIIADEGSSVHYIEGCTAPVYRSDSLHSAVVELIAMKGAKIRYTTIQNWSKNIFNLVTKRAYAYEDALVEWVDGNIGSKLTMKYPAVYLMGPRARGEILSVAFGGKGMHQDAGAKIIHAAPNTTSVITSKSISKDGGCTTYRGLVKIPKGIVGCKSKVQCDALLMDEKSSSITYPTMEIEEQIGTEVGHEASVSRVSDDQIYYLTSRGFSERQATLMVVNGFIEAFVKELPMEYAVELNRLIEIEFEGVG
- a CDS encoding SufD family Fe-S cluster assembly protein: MTLDYFDGKKLSLCPTYPEESWRKTNPEIFFLPENEVINFEGNNTLENLQNHFLPWKVAFRSENLLSDKINDLTEFLGSSSIEIIKNELARIIFVEVFHGRVDISASNSLKSSVEYSSKPSEIESIAPNSDIGFALASRLKASSPHEFCISINNSNNNEVPLIIVKNNTSPDFSQSYSAMKIEIEKGSRADLLLIDGRAPFNYHRHSIVIHEKSVLNQFWLQYSSNEMNKSVSLYERSVKLSANATFNDAQLFLPEGNSRVTSNVIFQGEKGQANSGGAVVSLKGKFDYEPIQHHKKPQCQSALNLKMILASRARSVFQGLVKIDKNAGKTKAFQLNKNLLLSKQARVDASPRLEILPNDVVCKHGSATGEVDQKQLYYMATRGFSPTEAKKLIIHSFARETLNNLSEASVLLPIAEATLEHVLVNTLDKV
- a CDS encoding Rieske 2Fe-2S domain-containing protein; translated protein: MSYFRVCLLSDLSDSKPKKFEIDGIELLFVKSIFQLDKVWAFDSNCNHADKPLENGRWNAEKAEITCPFHKAVFSIKDGGEVKSPPACVPLSVYETEIREENSSQVVFVKLD
- a CDS encoding YajQ family cyclic di-GMP-binding protein, which codes for MPSFDIVSEVSIQEVDNAVNQAQKELASRYDFKGKKYELILDKQKAEMKLTADSESHVVAMADIVNSKLLKRGIDLVSLDVEKIKPVGGMQLSQSIKIKQGIETDVAKKITKAIKDAKLKVDTQIQDKQIRVSGKKIDDLQLVIAMLKEKQQEFKIPMQFVNMKN